The DNA sequence CCGCCGGTATCCCCGAGGTCGTCCGCCAGGCATTGGACGCCGTCCCGGCGTCCAATCCGCGCCCGGTGACGGCCGACAACCTCACCGAGTTGCTCACGAGGGCGTTAGTCGGGGCGGAGCCCGCCGGATAGCAGTGGCACAATGTCACCCATGGATCTTTTGAGCACCCGCATTGATCTGGACGCCATCGCCCACAACACGCGCACCATCAAGACCCTCATTGGGGAACAGGTGCGCCTCATGGCCGTGGTGAAGGCCGATGGCTACGGGCATGGCGCGCTGGAAGCAGCGAAGGTGATGGGCGCGAACGGGGCGGAAGCCTTCGGCGTGGCCACCCTGGCGGAAGCGGTGGCGCTGCGGGAGGGGGGCATCGATACGCCGATTTTGGCGTGGATCTGGTCCCCGGACGAGGACATCACCGAGGCACTCGCCCTCTCCATTGAGCTGGGGGTGCCTTCCCTGCGGCACGCCCGCGCCCTGGTCGAGGCCGCGATTCCCGCGCGGGTGGCCATCAAGGTGGATACCGGGCTCCATCGTTCCGGGGTGGATGAGGCGGACTGGGAGGAGGTGTTCACCCTGCTGCGCGAGGCCGAGCACCTCGACGTCACGGGAGTGTTTTCCCACCTGGCGTGCGGGGACGAGCCCTTCAACCCGGCCAACGATGCCCAGGGGGCGGCCTTGGTACGCGCCATCGAGCTGGGACGCTCCCTCGGGCTGGACCTGCCGATCAATCACTTGTGCAACTCGCCGGGG is a window from the Corynebacterium testudinoris genome containing:
- the alr gene encoding alanine racemase translates to MDLLSTRIDLDAIAHNTRTIKTLIGEQVRLMAVVKADGYGHGALEAAKVMGANGAEAFGVATLAEAVALREGGIDTPILAWIWSPDEDITEALALSIELGVPSLRHARALVEAAIPARVAIKVDTGLHRSGVDEADWEEVFTLLREAEHLDVTGVFSHLACGDEPFNPANDAQGAALVRAIELGRSLGLDLPINHLCNSPGTLTRPDFHHEQVRVGVALYGLEPIDGLSHDLQPAMTWSAEVITVKPIRPGESVSYGHTWTAEDAGWLALVPAGYADGLPRAWQGTLQVGIGGKLYPQVGRVCMDQIVVHLGPNEFGVQAGDEAVIFGEGGMSATELAAATDTINYEIVCRPTGRTTRVYEGGIEL